The following proteins are co-located in the Nitrospira sp. genome:
- a CDS encoding BolA family protein, whose product MITPAVLTDYIHKCMPDAVVTVTDRTGTMDHLKVVVVSDVFRGKNLLDRHRLIYEALDVPMKDGRIHALELTARTNDEK is encoded by the coding sequence ATGATTACACCAGCAGTGTTGACGGATTACATTCATAAGTGCATGCCGGATGCGGTTGTGACGGTCACGGATCGGACCGGGACTATGGATCACCTCAAAGTGGTGGTGGTCTCGGATGTGTTTCGTGGGAAGAATTTGCTGGACCGGCACCGGCTGATCTATGAGGCCTTGGACGTTCCCATGAAAGACGGACGGATCCATGCGTTGGAGTTGACGGCGCGGACCAATGACGAAAAATAG
- a CDS encoding glutaredoxin domain-containing protein, with amino-acid sequence MADPIEDEIQQEVKTHKILIYGKGTKQMPMCGFTRETMQFFDKYGYPYEVIDVLSQPTKRETLTKITKWPTLPKVFIDGTFYGDTDILDPMAAKGEIEPLLKKAFGK; translated from the coding sequence ATGGCAGACCCAATTGAAGACGAAATTCAGCAGGAAGTGAAAACCCATAAGATCCTCATCTACGGCAAGGGGACCAAGCAGATGCCGATGTGCGGGTTTACCCGCGAGACGATGCAGTTTTTCGATAAGTACGGGTACCCCTACGAAGTGATCGACGTGCTGTCCCAGCCCACCAAGCGGGAAACCCTCACGAAGATCACCAAGTGGCCGACGCTGCCCAAAGTCTTCATCGACGGCACTTTCTACGGCGACACCGACATCCTCGATCCGATGGCGGCAAAGGGTGAGATCGAGCCGTTGCTGAAGAAGGCGTTCGGGAAATAA